In Porites lutea chromosome 1, jaPorLute2.1, whole genome shotgun sequence, a single genomic region encodes these proteins:
- the LOC140928844 gene encoding uncharacterized protein, with protein sequence MVSKLQVILVDMQFSLALEIPDDGVIPENKVTCQNDRLKLNCRNSSMGLIIYSAQFGRTEPGHVICPYNGDKNDQNYNCGEKDVTEKIKALCAEKSKCKVRVQSALFGNPCPHRAHPYLNLVYACELQKRKKPPLYTSSSTITMAKSTPISTLTTNTLPSTTSIVSFSSITITSTVNIAATSSTLLSSREHVTVHTTATEPNDSRVKALNTLQVEQVVSTAKSEVGSLGISGTLFVWFLFLQDHSSDCITVFFATVAGALSLALIVGVFVYYRQHENKHQLNVKEEPKLSGYGTNESKTLEEATNSFLLGPVKTPPPPEYVLEGYNWDPESTSSHKSVRNGSVSRHYNVKDVGSKNVGPREVNGHNRLSLEASDYYPSFDATIVRVQRPDGTIVSFKPYCNTNESPKKGGGGRNVDAEEYWKAKKIKEKESDEAFLY encoded by the exons ATGGTATCTAAATTGCAAGTCATTCTCGTTGATATGCAGTTCTCACTCG cATTGGAGATTCCCGATGATGGAGTTATTCCAGAAAACAAAGTCACTTGCCAAAATGATCGTCTTAAACTAAACTGTAGAAACTCCAGCATGGGATTGATCATATACTCTGCACAGTTTGGGCGAACAGAACCTGGTCATGTGATTTGCCCGTACAATGGGGATAAGAATGATCAGAACTATAACTGTGGCGAGAAAGACGTCACTGAGAAGATTAAAGCCTTGTGTGCAGAGAAAAGCAAGTGTAAAGTGAGAGTGCAAAGTGCTCTGTTTGGGAATCCTTGTCCGCATAGAGCGCACCCTTATCTTAACTTGGTGTATGCCTGTG AATtgcagaaaagaaagaaacctcCTTTGTACACGTCATCAAGTACTATTACCATGGCAAAGAGCACTCCGATAAGCACATTAACAACGAACACGTTACCATCAACAACCTCAATTGTAAGCTTCTCATCGATAACGATTACCTCAACTGTCAACATCGCGGCTACCTCAAGCACCCTACTATCGTCTCGAGAACATGTTACAGTTCACACCACCGCTACTGAACCAAACGATTCAAGAGTCAAGGCGTTAAATACTCTTCAGGTAGAACAAGTTGTTTCTACAGCAAAATCCGAGGTTGGATCTCTTGGCATTTCTGGCACACTTTTTGTGTGGTTTTTGTTCTTGCAAG atCACTCTTCGGATTGTATCACTGTATTTTTCGCCACAGTTGCTGGCGCCCTCAGTTTGGCCCTGATTGTTGGTGTTTTTGTGTATTATCGGCAACACGAGAATAAGCATCAGCTAAATGTCAAGGAGGAACCAAAACTGAGCGGATATGGGACAAACGAATCAAAGACTTTAGAGGAAGCAACCAATTCCTTTCTTCTTGGGCCCGTTAAGACCCCACCTCCTCCTGAATACGTTTTGGAAGGTTACAACTGGGATCCTGAAAGCACATCGTCTCATAAGAGTGTTCGCAATGGATCGGTCAGTAGGCACTACAATGTCAAAGATGTCGGCTCCAAAAATGTTGGTCCAAGGGAAGTTAATGGGCACAACCG actGTCGTTAGAAGCCTCTGATTATTATCCAAGTTTTGATGCAACTATTGTTCGAGTTCAAAGACCAGATGGTACCATTGTATCTTTTAAGCCATACTGTAACACTAACGAATCCCCTAAAAAAGGAGGAGGAGGGAGGAACGTCGATGCGGAAGAATATTGGAAAGCAAAAAAGATAAAGGAGAAAGAATCTGATGAAGCGTTCCTTTATTAA